A genomic stretch from Porphyromonadaceae bacterium W3.11 includes:
- a CDS encoding polysaccharide biosynthesis C-terminal domain-containing protein, with translation MGVVFRQSAKGTIITLIGALIGFVSTFFIITKLLSPEEIGLTRVLVEAATMIGGFALLATQSSSVRYYPAFRTDDGKDGGFFKLLVTIPLVGFFLFACIYLIFKEPISNYFAASDGKESLFIKYYYLVIPLMLFIMYQTLMEVYCTLKQRVFIPKAIREVLLRLLLILCYLLYGLRHLSFTTFMGLFVAAYGIVAFLSYAYAIYLSPNTLKSKIQPIEPELKKDFTNYTLFTVLSALGGSIISRFDIFMVSSQMGLNFSGIYTIAFFIVAVIEMPSRSILAMTSPLVSDALYQGDLNKTEELFRKVSSQQLLIGSLLFMLIWLNIDFIFSIIPNSETYATGKWVVFFLGLAKLVDLSFNFGNAILRYSRYYPWTLAYTIIVMALTIVLNYYLIKRLGITGAAIATLITFVVSYAFQQIVIGAKLKIRVLNREMLWIILTLAVALALNNFLPSLHNLVLDAIYRSLICGVLSVALLYRLDSFQSILNEIKMIIRK, from the coding sequence ATGGGAGTAGTCTTCAGACAAAGTGCAAAGGGAACCATCATCACATTGATTGGAGCACTAATAGGCTTTGTCAGCACCTTCTTCATCATCACCAAACTTCTTAGTCCAGAAGAGATAGGTCTCACAAGAGTCCTAGTAGAAGCGGCGACTATGATTGGGGGTTTTGCACTCCTAGCGACTCAGTCATCAAGCGTCCGTTATTATCCAGCCTTCCGGACAGATGATGGTAAGGACGGAGGATTCTTTAAGCTATTGGTGACCATTCCATTAGTTGGTTTTTTTCTATTTGCATGCATTTACTTGATCTTTAAAGAACCGATCAGCAATTATTTTGCTGCAAGCGATGGAAAGGAAAGCCTCTTCATTAAGTATTATTACTTAGTGATCCCATTGATGCTCTTCATCATGTACCAAACCCTGATGGAGGTCTATTGTACTCTTAAGCAGAGGGTTTTTATACCCAAAGCCATTAGGGAGGTCCTATTACGGCTGCTACTAATCCTTTGCTACTTGCTTTACGGACTAAGACACCTGTCCTTTACTACTTTTATGGGGCTGTTTGTAGCAGCTTATGGTATTGTAGCATTTTTATCCTATGCTTATGCTATATATCTATCACCAAATACTCTAAAGTCCAAAATTCAGCCTATAGAGCCAGAACTGAAAAAGGACTTCACTAACTACACCCTCTTCACGGTGCTGAGTGCCTTAGGGGGATCCATCATTAGTCGGTTTGACATCTTTATGGTTTCTTCCCAAATGGGACTTAACTTCAGCGGTATTTACACGATTGCTTTCTTTATCGTAGCTGTGATAGAGATGCCCTCCCGATCCATATTAGCGATGACCTCCCCACTCGTCTCTGATGCCTTGTATCAAGGAGATCTGAATAAGACTGAAGAGCTTTTCAGAAAAGTATCAAGCCAGCAGCTATTGATTGGCTCGCTTCTCTTCATGTTGATTTGGCTTAATATTGACTTTATCTTTTCCATCATCCCTAATAGTGAGACGTATGCCACAGGCAAGTGGGTCGTCTTTTTTTTAGGATTAGCTAAGTTAGTTGATCTTTCATTTAACTTTGGAAATGCAATCCTAAGATACTCGCGATACTACCCATGGACGTTAGCCTACACCATCATCGTCATGGCTCTTACAATCGTCCTTAATTACTATCTCATCAAACGTCTTGGCATCACAGGAGCCGCAATTGCCACGTTGATCACCTTTGTAGTTAGTTATGCCTTCCAACAAATTGTTATTGGAGCAAAGCTAAAAATCAGAGTGCTGAATAGGGAGATGTTATGGATCATTCTGACGCTCGCGGTAGCCTTAGCTCTTAATAACTTCTTACCATCACTCCATAACTTGGTATTGGATGCAATATATAGGAGCCTAATATGTGGTGTGCTATCGGTAGCTTTGCTCTATCGGCTTGATAGCTTTCAATCTATCTTAAATGAAATAAAAATGATAATTCGTAAATAA
- the cobA gene encoding uroporphyrinogen-III C-methyltransferase — translation MKAQEEKGNTLVSIVGAGPGDPQLLTIKAKECLKKADAIFYDALVNPIILSYCREGIERIPVGKRAGRHSHEQDSINDLLVQRALKGGHIVRLKGGDPFIFGRGGEEIQALNEHNIPFEVIPGLSAGITVPTYAGIPMTHRGVSRSVTLITASSKASSDYHLPWEALANLNGSIAFYMGCRLIPEISKNLIKAGMSPDTPAAIISNGTLPHQRKMIATLSTFQPGYTDYASWSPGLYIVGEVVRFHDEFDFFFTSEVSQRRVLCVTTDRERSNLTDLLEGKVAYVHTMNMVDRQPLDDHDTINVEKIINAQNLLFITPSAVDATIQILNKKGLDTRAIKGSILSGGHTTTKKLMSYGLLSDKVLSLSHLQAPIESEEHEVLLLCADLDSANSWSQSLSNKGWKPEKMVLYHELQKHYSEDDISFLKAIQFTHIVFSSTRSIEQFGKLLEKHQLHEMLDGATLLTYGKTTYKALKEIGYESITAPEGEFWRNPDIARIILNESK, via the coding sequence ATGAAAGCGCAAGAAGAGAAGGGGAACACGTTAGTCTCCATCGTTGGAGCGGGACCAGGCGACCCACAACTACTTACCATAAAGGCGAAAGAGTGTCTTAAAAAAGCCGATGCCATCTTTTATGATGCTCTAGTCAATCCTATTATCCTTAGTTACTGTCGTGAAGGGATCGAGCGTATCCCAGTAGGAAAGCGAGCAGGACGGCACTCTCATGAACAGGATTCCATCAATGACTTATTAGTCCAAAGAGCCCTTAAGGGAGGACACATCGTAAGACTAAAGGGAGGCGACCCATTCATCTTTGGCAGAGGGGGCGAGGAGATCCAAGCTCTCAATGAACATAACATCCCCTTTGAGGTCATTCCAGGACTATCTGCAGGGATTACCGTCCCCACTTATGCTGGTATTCCAATGACGCACAGAGGTGTATCTCGGAGTGTAACTTTAATAACTGCATCCAGTAAAGCCTCTAGTGACTACCACTTACCATGGGAGGCATTGGCTAACCTTAATGGCTCTATTGCGTTTTATATGGGTTGCCGACTGATTCCAGAAATCTCTAAAAACCTTATCAAAGCTGGTATGTCACCCGATACCCCTGCAGCAATTATCTCCAATGGAACGCTCCCACATCAACGCAAGATGATTGCGACATTATCCACCTTCCAACCAGGCTATACAGACTATGCCAGTTGGTCTCCGGGGCTTTATATAGTGGGGGAGGTTGTTCGTTTCCACGATGAGTTTGATTTCTTCTTCACCTCAGAGGTGAGCCAACGCAGAGTATTATGTGTTACCACAGATAGAGAACGCTCCAACCTCACAGATTTATTAGAAGGGAAGGTTGCGTATGTGCATACCATGAACATGGTTGACCGTCAGCCCTTAGATGATCATGATACGATTAACGTCGAGAAGATTATTAATGCTCAGAATCTATTATTCATCACCCCTTCAGCAGTAGATGCCACCATCCAAATATTGAATAAAAAGGGACTGGATACACGTGCCATCAAGGGTAGCATCCTATCAGGTGGACATACGACCACTAAGAAACTAATGAGTTATGGATTACTTTCTGACAAAGTACTTTCCCTTAGCCATTTGCAAGCTCCAATAGAAAGTGAAGAGCACGAAGTCCTCCTCCTCTGTGCTGATCTTGATTCAGCCAATTCATGGAGTCAGTCATTGAGTAATAAAGGGTGGAAACCTGAGAAGATGGTCCTATACCATGAGCTGCAGAAGCATTATTCAGAGGATGATATTTCTTTCCTAAAAGCAATACAATTCACTCATATCGTATTCAGTAGTACTAGGTCTATAGAACAATTCGGAAAGTTACTAGAGAAGCACCAGCTACATGAGATGCTTGACGGAGCCACCCTGCTTACCTACGGAAAGACCACCTATAAGGCCCTAAAAGAGATTGGATATGAGTCCATCACAGCTCCAGAAGGGGAGTTCTGGCGTAATCCAGATATTGCTCGCATCATTCTTAACGAGAGTAAATAA
- a CDS encoding nucleoside phosphorylase, which yields MSKFIIPSSELIINEDGSIFHLHIKPEDIADKIIVCGDPSRVDMIASHFDTQEVNVTSREFHTITGQYKGERITALSHGIGSDNIDIVMNELDALANIDFETRTAKDEHRELTIIRVGTSGGLQEHTPIGSYVAANYAIGFDGVLYFYDDHKKVCDHEFEAELMKQLDWKIDGLKPYVVKAPDDLVNRIMEGGHVIKGATIACNGFYGVQGRRLRGKLADPELNAKIQKFEYKGETLTNFEMESSALAGLGAILGHKTLTVCMIIAGRKSETMNTDYKGSIDGLIKLVLDRI from the coding sequence ATGAGTAAATTTATTATCCCATCATCCGAATTGATCATTAATGAGGATGGTTCTATTTTTCACTTACATATAAAACCTGAAGATATAGCTGATAAGATCATTGTGTGTGGTGACCCTTCACGCGTTGATATGATTGCTTCACATTTTGATACCCAAGAGGTCAATGTCACCAGTCGAGAGTTTCATACCATCACTGGTCAGTATAAGGGTGAGCGTATTACTGCACTCTCTCATGGTATCGGTAGTGATAATATTGATATTGTGATGAATGAGCTGGATGCTTTGGCTAATATTGACTTCGAGACTCGTACAGCTAAGGATGAGCATCGTGAGCTAACCATTATACGGGTGGGGACTTCAGGAGGCTTGCAGGAGCATACTCCTATAGGATCGTACGTTGCTGCAAATTATGCTATTGGCTTTGATGGTGTGCTATACTTCTATGATGATCATAAAAAAGTTTGTGACCATGAGTTTGAAGCCGAGTTGATGAAACAGTTGGACTGGAAGATAGATGGACTTAAGCCGTATGTGGTCAAAGCTCCTGATGACCTTGTGAACCGTATCATGGAGGGTGGTCATGTCATTAAGGGTGCTACGATTGCTTGTAATGGATTTTATGGAGTACAAGGGCGTCGCTTGCGTGGTAAGTTGGCAGACCCTGAGTTAAATGCAAAGATTCAGAAGTTTGAGTACAAGGGTGAGACCTTGACTAACTTCGAGATGGAGAGCTCGGCTTTGGCTGGGTTGGGTGCTATCTTGGGTCATAAGACACTGACCGTCTGCATGATTATAGCCGGTCGCAAGAGTGAGACTATGAATACAGATTATAAGGGTAGTATAGATGGACTTATCAAGCTAGTGCTTGATCGCATTTGA
- a CDS encoding ATP-binding cassette domain-containing protein, translating into MRARYYPLLLLILGLVITSIWQQGVLFVLLVTILLWTNRKKYFTRKRRIAFFSILGFIALGTFPLLISQIEGESRIILQISHSWAITSDSLRLFLLIFLRCLNGYLSILLFTSLTPLYKLVIELRESRLPMVITELIEMIYRFVYILIEKAEQVLTAQKSRLGYLKYNQRLAHSGMLLSRTLVLAAQDSDTLYDSMLAKGLEEGEPEEERIISRPIVVEGEGVPLLKVDNLNFKYEENCRLILQNLNLEINKGERIALMGANGSGKSTLMRILSGLAKPQSGTLHLSGNQVDFSKKGMKQLRQSIGILFQNADLQLFCPTVWEEIAFGLRNLGYTGDELNTKVEQTLEDFGLKDVAEFPPHHLSGGQKRWVTLAAVDAMSPLVILLDEPFTGLDGYYIERLKQLLDCWSAQGKTLLISIHNSDFARQWCSRILLLDEKKIMIDDTPNAFFDHTDILSKAHISIPLNNLTQKGTADSQNFLPLFLPAKKIRGVIVGGGLGAYRKAVLLQKLGVSFDIISPDINPDLEALIQKDNRHTHLIKTYECGDLKSYTIAILATGDLEQEQVMMDECERYRVHYNCITDPALSTFQFGATGVDKGIEVSIHTQYKIPHLAQILRKRTLNNVIHPLDEEKLIQLAEARRQMVTARRLGSIDYEELKEKYERLKTEI; encoded by the coding sequence ATGCGAGCACGATACTATCCATTATTATTACTAATTCTTGGCCTAGTCATCACGTCAATCTGGCAGCAAGGAGTCCTATTTGTACTCCTTGTTACCATATTATTGTGGACCAATAGGAAAAAGTACTTTACCAGGAAGCGACGTATAGCTTTCTTCAGTATCCTAGGCTTTATTGCACTAGGGACATTTCCACTTTTAATCTCTCAAATTGAAGGGGAGAGCCGAATTATTCTCCAGATTAGCCACTCATGGGCGATCACATCAGATTCGCTTCGCTTATTCCTATTAATTTTCTTACGATGTCTTAATGGATATCTCTCCATTCTGCTATTCACTAGCCTCACTCCGCTCTATAAATTGGTAATTGAGCTTAGAGAGTCAAGGCTCCCAATGGTGATTACTGAGCTAATAGAGATGATCTACCGATTTGTTTACATTCTGATTGAAAAAGCAGAGCAGGTCCTTACAGCTCAAAAAAGCAGATTGGGATACCTCAAATACAATCAAAGACTAGCTCATAGCGGAATGCTTCTCTCTCGGACCCTCGTGTTGGCTGCTCAAGATAGCGATACTCTATACGATAGTATGCTCGCAAAGGGTCTTGAAGAGGGTGAGCCTGAAGAGGAGAGAATAATATCTAGACCCATCGTGGTTGAAGGAGAGGGAGTGCCTCTACTTAAAGTAGATAATCTTAATTTCAAATACGAGGAAAACTGCCGGCTTATCCTTCAGAACCTGAATCTTGAGATAAATAAAGGCGAAAGGATAGCCTTAATGGGAGCTAATGGTTCAGGTAAATCGACCTTGATGAGGATTTTATCGGGGCTAGCAAAGCCACAAAGTGGGACACTTCATCTCTCTGGGAATCAAGTCGATTTTTCGAAAAAAGGGATGAAGCAACTAAGACAAAGTATCGGCATCCTTTTCCAAAATGCAGATCTACAGCTATTTTGCCCTACGGTGTGGGAAGAGATTGCTTTTGGACTTAGAAATTTAGGATATACGGGGGATGAACTGAATACAAAGGTCGAACAAACTCTTGAGGACTTTGGACTAAAGGATGTGGCTGAGTTTCCACCTCATCACTTGAGTGGTGGACAAAAAAGATGGGTGACCCTTGCTGCCGTCGATGCGATGTCTCCATTGGTGATACTACTAGACGAACCCTTTACAGGACTAGATGGATATTACATAGAGCGTCTCAAACAACTTTTAGACTGCTGGAGTGCACAAGGTAAAACCTTACTCATAAGCATACACAATAGCGACTTCGCAAGACAGTGGTGTAGCAGGATTCTTTTGCTAGATGAGAAAAAGATCATGATTGATGATACACCGAACGCATTCTTTGATCACACGGATATTTTATCCAAGGCTCACATCTCTATACCGCTCAATAATCTAACACAGAAGGGGACTGCTGATAGTCAGAATTTCTTACCTTTATTCCTGCCGGCAAAAAAGATACGCGGTGTAATCGTAGGTGGAGGATTGGGTGCATATCGCAAAGCTGTCTTGCTCCAAAAGCTTGGCGTCTCATTTGATATAATATCACCTGACATCAATCCTGATTTAGAAGCACTCATCCAGAAGGATAACCGTCACACACACTTAATCAAAACTTATGAATGTGGAGACCTGAAATCATACACCATAGCCATCCTCGCTACTGGAGACCTGGAGCAAGAGCAGGTGATGATGGACGAGTGCGAACGCTACAGAGTACATTATAATTGTATCACAGACCCAGCCTTAAGCACCTTCCAATTTGGTGCTACTGGTGTAGATAAAGGGATTGAGGTCTCTATCCACACACAATATAAGATTCCACACTTAGCACAAATACTTCGTAAACGAACACTTAATAATGTTATCCACCCTCTTGATGAGGAAAAGCTAATACAATTAGCAGAAGCTAGACGTCAGATGGTGACCGCTAGAAGATTGGGGAGCATTGATTACGAGGAACTAAAAGAGAAATACGAAAGATTAAAAACAGAAATATGA
- a CDS encoding VIT family protein, giving the protein MSVMEEGKRTIDNYLDNHYIHRSNWLRAAVLGANDGILSTASIAIGVAAASNTKEPIILATLAGLVAGALSMAAGEYVSVSSQTDVEKADIERERIELETMPENELELLSEIYVRKGLKKETAMIVAKELTENDALAAHVRDELGINEINKANPIQAALASCAAFMVGGLLPFVVILLTPVPMMEYSLYGCSMCFLILLGALAAKAGGSNVTKAILRITFWGTIAMGITALVGYLFNTHIA; this is encoded by the coding sequence ATGAGTGTTATGGAAGAGGGTAAAAGAACGATTGACAATTATTTGGATAATCATTATATTCACAGAAGTAATTGGCTGCGAGCTGCAGTACTGGGTGCTAATGATGGAATCTTATCTACAGCAAGTATAGCTATTGGAGTGGCTGCCGCAAGTAATACTAAGGAGCCTATTATATTAGCTACTTTGGCGGGGTTAGTGGCAGGAGCACTCTCTATGGCAGCAGGTGAATATGTCTCGGTGAGTTCTCAGACCGATGTGGAGAAGGCGGACATCGAAAGGGAGAGGATAGAGTTAGAAACAATGCCTGAAAATGAGCTAGAACTTTTGAGTGAAATTTATGTACGAAAGGGGCTCAAAAAGGAAACTGCTATGATTGTAGCTAAGGAGCTGACCGAGAATGACGCATTAGCAGCTCATGTTAGAGACGAATTAGGTATTAATGAGATCAATAAGGCTAATCCTATCCAGGCCGCTTTAGCGTCGTGTGCTGCATTTATGGTCGGAGGGTTATTACCTTTTGTCGTCATTTTATTGACCCCTGTACCTATGATGGAATATTCACTGTATGGTTGCTCTATGTGTTTCTTAATTCTTCTAGGAGCATTAGCGGCTAAAGCAGGTGGGTCTAATGTAACTAAGGCCATCCTGAGGATCACTTTTTGGGGAACCATTGCTATGGGCATTACGGCACTCGTTGGATATCTTTTTAATACACACATCGCTTGA
- a CDS encoding energy-coupling factor ABC transporter permease: MRRLLVSLSLLLPFVAMPASAMHIMEGFLPAQWCVIWYLAALPFVFMSFRFISKSIKKDPKSRIKLAFSAAYIFILSALKLPSVTGSSSHLTGTSFGALTFGPRSIPLLGAIVLLFQALLLAHGGITTLGANIFSMAIVGPWIAYWIFMLLKKMKASDTVSIFTATFLGSLSTYVCTSIQLAIAFPDPVGGFFASVTKFLSIFAITQVPLSIIEGVLTVLVIRLLSGYKAFHLITKKPIQDIKA, translated from the coding sequence ATGAGACGACTACTAGTTTCCTTATCGTTATTACTACCGTTCGTAGCAATGCCGGCAAGTGCTATGCACATCATGGAAGGCTTTTTGCCTGCTCAATGGTGCGTTATCTGGTATCTAGCTGCCTTGCCATTCGTATTCATGAGCTTTCGATTTATCTCGAAAAGCATCAAAAAGGACCCAAAGAGTAGGATCAAACTTGCCTTCTCCGCAGCCTATATATTTATTTTATCAGCTCTAAAGCTCCCATCCGTTACAGGAAGTAGCTCACACCTGACAGGGACTTCGTTTGGAGCCTTAACCTTTGGTCCCCGTTCCATCCCCCTACTAGGAGCGATCGTTTTACTATTCCAAGCCCTCTTATTGGCTCATGGAGGTATCACCACGCTCGGAGCCAATATTTTCTCAATGGCGATTGTAGGGCCATGGATTGCTTATTGGATCTTTATGTTATTAAAGAAGATGAAGGCATCAGATACCGTGAGTATCTTCACCGCTACTTTTTTAGGATCATTAAGCACCTATGTCTGTACGAGCATACAGCTGGCTATCGCTTTCCCTGACCCAGTAGGTGGCTTCTTCGCTTCCGTGACTAAGTTTCTATCCATATTCGCCATCACTCAGGTACCTCTATCTATCATAGAAGGAGTACTGACCGTTTTGGTCATCAGACTCTTATCAGGATATAAAGCCTTCCATCTAATCACAAAAAAACCTATTCAAGACATAAAAGCATGA
- a CDS encoding sirohydrochlorin cobaltochelatase, with protein sequence MELLYNHKELLEHLHNFHYEPLIKEDTPEDKCAIVIAHFGSTEKRARECAIEPLNDAVRTRYPKLEVREAYTSRIIMKRLRDRGMPKKSLPEVLHDLANEGYQAVLVQPSMVIDGVEIESIMRDIHEIRPLFKEIRISTPLLYHPIDFYALSDKLPNDFDGTIVYVGHGTYDSSTAQYCMLQHIMDKQGQDNVIISTIEGYPDLDDLKDRLAQKESKDVLLRPLMFVAGIHAREDISEDWYEALTEEGYKVTVETLGLGERPAVRELYLNKIDFSMNYKAWDIQEKKKIYRSTGEKL encoded by the coding sequence ATGGAACTACTATACAACCATAAGGAGCTACTAGAACACCTCCATAATTTTCACTATGAGCCACTCATCAAAGAGGATACACCAGAGGATAAGTGTGCTATAGTGATAGCTCACTTCGGCTCAACTGAAAAAAGAGCTCGTGAATGTGCCATAGAACCTCTAAATGATGCTGTAAGAACAAGGTATCCAAAGCTTGAGGTGCGAGAAGCCTATACCTCACGAATCATTATGAAACGCCTAAGAGATAGAGGTATGCCTAAGAAATCGCTACCAGAGGTCCTTCACGACCTAGCGAACGAAGGATACCAAGCTGTATTGGTACAGCCGAGTATGGTCATAGATGGTGTTGAAATAGAATCCATCATGAGGGATATTCATGAAATCAGACCTCTCTTTAAGGAGATTAGGATCAGCACCCCACTCCTATACCATCCGATTGACTTCTATGCCCTCAGCGATAAACTACCTAATGACTTTGATGGAACCATAGTGTACGTGGGACATGGCACTTATGATTCCTCTACAGCTCAGTACTGTATGCTACAACACATCATGGATAAGCAGGGGCAAGATAATGTAATTATTAGTACTATAGAGGGCTACCCCGACCTTGATGACTTGAAAGATAGACTTGCACAGAAAGAGAGCAAGGATGTCCTCCTACGCCCTCTCATGTTTGTAGCTGGCATCCATGCCAGAGAGGATATTTCTGAAGATTGGTATGAAGCACTAACAGAAGAGGGATATAAGGTCACCGTAGAAACCTTAGGTCTAGGTGAAAGGCCAGCTGTGCGTGAATTATATCTCAATAAAATTGACTTCAGTATGAACTATAAAGCTTGGGACATTCAAGAGAAGAAAAAGATTTATCGTTCAACAGGAGAAAAACTTTAA
- the ricT gene encoding regulatory iron-sulfur-containing complex subunit RicT: MDRKINGCQPDSTTIKAEGCCGCHTRKLNTFDYLSDLPKGCNTEAFVEVQFKNTRKGYYLNSLNLDLHKGDMVAVESSPGHDIGQVTLTGKLVERQMKKSKYRHPNNEPRRVYRLAKASDLEKYREVKALEDDTMIRSRKIAESLGLEMKIGDVEYQGDGQKAIFYYIAEGRVDFRQLIKKLAEAFRIRVEMKQIGVRQEAGRIGGIGPCGRQLCCSGWMTNFVSVGTNAARLQDLSLNPYKLAGQCGKLKCCLNYEVDTYFEAQHKVPSRSIELKTKDGNYSFFKNDILGGTVSYLLKTGDRRSQVEPITISNQRAFEIIELNKRGEYPESLLPGEEIKIRETQNNRNLDILANESVTRFDNDKPRSHRRRNDRNRRQGKPQEQDKDKVEKAQRAAKVGNKRRRGHRNEVRNNSSTAEQKSETPNSDSTRKRTRPKHGRAKISGNRRGKENKPEKEQ, encoded by the coding sequence ATGGATAGAAAAATAAATGGATGTCAGCCTGATTCGACCACAATAAAAGCAGAGGGTTGCTGTGGCTGTCATACAAGAAAATTAAATACATTTGATTACCTAAGCGATTTGCCCAAAGGATGTAATACTGAGGCTTTCGTGGAGGTGCAATTTAAAAATACCCGCAAAGGATACTACCTCAATAGTCTTAACCTAGACCTCCACAAAGGGGATATGGTGGCGGTGGAGTCTTCTCCTGGCCATGATATCGGTCAGGTAACTCTAACTGGCAAGCTGGTAGAGAGACAAATGAAAAAGAGCAAGTATCGCCATCCGAACAATGAGCCTAGGAGGGTATATCGATTGGCTAAGGCTTCTGACCTCGAGAAGTACAGAGAGGTTAAGGCTCTTGAAGATGACACCATGATCCGAAGCCGAAAAATTGCTGAGAGCTTGGGGCTAGAGATGAAGATTGGGGATGTTGAATATCAAGGGGATGGTCAGAAAGCTATTTTTTACTACATCGCAGAAGGGCGTGTGGACTTCAGACAACTCATAAAAAAGCTTGCAGAAGCCTTTCGGATCCGAGTGGAGATGAAGCAAATAGGGGTTCGTCAGGAAGCTGGTAGGATTGGCGGCATAGGACCGTGTGGTCGACAGCTCTGCTGCTCAGGCTGGATGACCAACTTTGTATCCGTTGGGACGAATGCGGCTCGACTTCAGGATTTGTCTCTAAATCCTTACAAACTAGCGGGACAGTGCGGTAAGCTTAAGTGTTGCCTTAATTATGAGGTAGATACTTACTTTGAGGCTCAGCACAAGGTTCCATCAAGATCGATAGAGCTTAAGACCAAGGATGGAAACTATAGCTTTTTCAAAAATGATATATTAGGAGGAACTGTAAGTTACCTTCTGAAGACTGGTGATAGAAGGTCACAAGTAGAACCAATCACGATTAGTAATCAAAGAGCATTTGAAATCATTGAGCTGAATAAGCGAGGTGAATACCCCGAATCTCTATTGCCTGGAGAGGAGATAAAGATTAGAGAGACTCAGAATAATCGCAACTTGGACATTCTTGCTAATGAGAGTGTTACACGCTTTGACAATGACAAGCCTAGATCTCACAGACGTAGAAACGACCGAAATAGACGACAAGGGAAGCCTCAAGAGCAAGACAAAGACAAGGTAGAAAAGGCTCAACGTGCTGCAAAAGTTGGAAATAAAAGAAGGAGAGGTCATCGAAACGAAGTAAGGAATAATAGCTCTACGGCAGAACAGAAGTCGGAGACGCCTAACAGTGATTCTACACGGAAGCGGACTAGGCCAAAGCATGGACGAGCTAAAATATCAGGAAATAGAAGAGGGAAAGAGAATAAACCTGAAAAAGAACAATAA
- the floA gene encoding flotillin-like protein FloA (flotillin-like protein involved in membrane lipid rafts): MIWWGVLAVVAIILIALFLLYFPILLWISVRASGVKISLIQLFLMRIRNVPPNVIAKAMVEAQKADLALTRDELEAHYLAGGHVEQVVHALVSANKANIDLTFKMAAAIDLAGRDVFQAVQMSVNPRVIDTPPVTAVAKDGIQLIAKARVTVRANIQRLVGGAGEETILARVGEGIVSSIGSSERHSVVLENPDSISKLVLKKGLDAGTAFEILSIDIADIDIGRNIGAVLQMDQAQADKNIAQAKAEERRAMAVAQEQEMRALAQQARAKVIEAEAEVPLAMAEAFRSGNLGVMDYFQMKNIQADTAMRDSISKPVRDDSLNSNKDSRDKHSKK, translated from the coding sequence ATGATTTGGTGGGGCGTGCTCGCTGTAGTAGCGATAATCTTAATCGCCCTCTTTTTACTTTATTTTCCTATCCTATTATGGATTTCGGTAAGAGCATCTGGAGTGAAGATTTCACTCATACAGCTCTTCCTGATGCGTATCCGTAATGTACCCCCTAATGTTATAGCGAAGGCTATGGTAGAGGCACAGAAAGCTGACCTCGCTTTGACTAGAGATGAATTGGAGGCTCACTACTTGGCTGGTGGACATGTGGAGCAGGTGGTGCATGCTCTTGTATCTGCAAATAAAGCCAATATAGATCTTACCTTCAAGATGGCTGCCGCTATAGACCTTGCTGGTCGTGATGTGTTCCAAGCTGTTCAGATGTCTGTCAATCCGAGGGTGATTGATACTCCTCCTGTTACGGCCGTGGCTAAGGATGGTATTCAGTTGATTGCAAAGGCTCGTGTGACTGTACGTGCTAATATACAGAGATTGGTAGGGGGTGCTGGTGAAGAGACTATCTTAGCTCGTGTTGGCGAAGGGATTGTGAGTTCTATCGGTTCTTCTGAAAGGCACTCTGTGGTTTTGGAGAATCCTGACTCTATCTCTAAGTTGGTCTTAAAGAAAGGCTTGGATGCAGGGACTGCATTTGAGATCCTTTCGATTGATATTGCAGATATTGACATAGGTCGTAACATCGGTGCTGTTCTTCAGATGGATCAAGCTCAAGCAGATAAGAATATCGCTCAGGCTAAGGCTGAGGAACGCCGTGCAATGGCAGTGGCTCAAGAACAAGAGATGCGTGCTCTTGCTCAGCAAGCTCGTGCTAAGGTTATTGAGGCTGAGGCTGAGGTACCATTGGCTATGGCAGAGGCATTCCGTAGTGGCAACTTAGGTGTGATGGATTATTTTCAGATGAAGAATATCCAAGCTGACACTGCTATGAGAGACTCTATCTCCAAGCCGGTGCGTGATGACTCTTTAAACTCAAATAAAGATTCGAGAGATAAACATTCTAAGAAATAA